One genomic segment of Caloranaerobacter ferrireducens includes these proteins:
- the ytfJ gene encoding GerW family sporulation protein — MSEHPIEGLMKTTMESLKEIVDVNTIVGDPVESPDGAVIIPISKISVGFTSGGGEYKLGKYKNGKDDKSDYDKLPFMGGSGAGVSVQPVAFIVVGNGQIKLLSVDQGVNTLNSLLEFIPKVTESLQSIIKGKDKSKNSEENTKE, encoded by the coding sequence ATGTCAGAACATCCAATTGAGGGATTAATGAAAACAACAATGGAAAGTTTAAAAGAAATAGTTGATGTTAATACAATTGTTGGAGATCCTGTTGAATCTCCAGACGGTGCCGTAATTATTCCAATTTCTAAAATTTCTGTAGGGTTTACTTCTGGTGGTGGTGAGTATAAATTAGGCAAGTATAAAAATGGTAAAGATGATAAATCTGATTATGATAAATTACCATTTATGGGAGGTTCAGGGGCAGGGGTTTCTGTTCAACCAGTTGCTTTTATTGTAGTTGGTAACGGTCAAATCAAGCTTCTATCTGTAGACCAGGGAGTTAATACTTTAAATAGCTTATTAGAATTTATACCAAAAGTAACAGAAAGCTTGCAAAGTATTATAAAAGGTAAGGATAAATCTAAAAATTCTGAAGAAAACACAAAAGAGTAG
- a CDS encoding segregation and condensation protein A: protein MKYNVVLEVFEGPLDLLLHLIDKNEVDIKDIPISKITEQYLEYLEKMKDLDLEITSEFLLMAATLLEIKSKMLLPKKKDEGTQLEIDEIDPREDLVRKLIEYKRFKEAAVKLKEKEELQRKLFFKPREEIELDMQNEKLELEDVKIEDLLKIFCDIVKKNNVQTKKIRIHEIKRDEISIEESMKKIKKILSKKRSITFSDLFDENSSRIYIVVTFLSLLELMKLKIIAIKQEKNFGNIYITLKC from the coding sequence ATGAAATATAATGTAGTGTTAGAAGTTTTTGAAGGCCCTTTAGACTTATTATTACATTTAATAGATAAAAACGAAGTAGATATAAAAGATATTCCAATATCAAAAATAACTGAACAGTACTTAGAATATTTAGAGAAAATGAAAGATTTAGATCTTGAGATAACAAGTGAATTTTTATTAATGGCAGCAACTTTACTGGAAATTAAGTCAAAAATGCTTTTACCTAAGAAAAAAGACGAGGGCACGCAACTTGAAATAGACGAAATAGACCCTAGAGAGGATTTAGTAAGGAAATTAATTGAGTATAAAAGGTTTAAGGAAGCTGCTGTCAAATTAAAAGAAAAAGAAGAACTTCAAAGAAAACTCTTTTTTAAACCTAGAGAAGAAATAGAATTAGATATGCAAAATGAAAAATTAGAATTAGAAGATGTAAAAATTGAAGATTTACTTAAGATTTTTTGTGACATAGTAAAGAAAAATAATGTACAAACAAAGAAAATTAGAATCCATGAAATAAAGAGAGATGAAATTTCAATAGAAGAAAGTATGAAAAAAATAAAAAAAATATTAAGTAAGAAAAGATCTATTACTTTTTCAGATCTATTTGATGAGAATTCGTCTAGAATATATATAGTTGTTACATTTCTCTCTCTCCTTGAACTTATGAAGTTAAAAATTATTGCTATAAAACAAGAGAAAAACTTTGGGAATATATATATAACATTAAAGTGCTAA
- a CDS encoding sulfide/dihydroorotate dehydrogenase-like FAD/NAD-binding protein yields MIQHRIECVDIGSEYCPCHLAETNDCLICSHLQGKEFCDCNWRGVCVYQEYVWNGNKSKNLRSETVCKIEEKIEYKSNLTILKIKTSRTLSRQLKEPGAYVFLRDVKLPHYYDVPMSVMDADDMNGYIYIAYQTIGAKTKMLKKLNNEVLVRGPFWNGLIGIKYIKSTRNKNCLILARGIAQAPTLAVIRKLDRNGCNLKVILDKGKIGEIFLSKYLKDLEIDYTEIDLMKNEGKLLINNILAKETYELVYIGGSDLLQKHILSLLEKNNCNSNLVITNNEKFCCGEGICGSCTTFTENGELIKTCKSQMDVKKTVERRNMLG; encoded by the coding sequence TTGATTCAACATAGAATTGAATGTGTAGATATTGGAAGTGAGTACTGTCCCTGTCATTTAGCAGAAACAAATGACTGTTTAATATGTTCTCATTTGCAAGGTAAAGAGTTTTGTGACTGCAATTGGAGAGGTGTATGTGTTTATCAAGAGTATGTTTGGAATGGAAACAAAAGTAAAAACTTAAGGAGTGAAACTGTTTGTAAAATAGAAGAAAAAATAGAATACAAAAGTAATTTAACAATATTAAAAATAAAAACATCAAGAACACTTTCAAGACAGTTAAAAGAACCGGGAGCTTATGTTTTTTTGAGAGATGTTAAATTACCACATTATTATGATGTACCAATGTCAGTTATGGACGCAGATGATATGAATGGATATATTTATATAGCATACCAAACTATAGGAGCTAAAACTAAAATGTTAAAGAAATTAAATAATGAAGTACTTGTTAGAGGACCGTTTTGGAATGGCTTGATAGGAATTAAATATATTAAAAGTACACGAAATAAAAATTGCTTAATTTTAGCAAGAGGAATAGCTCAGGCACCTACTTTAGCAGTTATTAGGAAGCTTGATAGAAATGGTTGTAACCTAAAAGTAATATTAGATAAAGGTAAAATTGGTGAAATATTTTTATCAAAGTACTTAAAAGATTTAGAAATAGATTATACTGAAATTGATTTAATGAAAAATGAAGGTAAATTATTAATTAATAATATTCTAGCTAAAGAAACTTATGAACTTGTTTATATTGGAGGTTCAGACTTACTACAAAAACATATTCTTAGCTTATTAGAAAAAAATAATTGTAATTCAAATCTTGTTATTACAAATAATGAAAAATTTTGTTGTGGAGAAGGGATTTGTGGTAGTTGTACTACTTTTACTGAAAATGGTGAATTAATAAAGACTTGTAAATCTCAAATGGATGTTAAAAAGACAGTTGAAAGGAGGAATATGCTTGGCTAG
- the scpB gene encoding SMC-Scp complex subunit ScpB: MDKREIKSIIEALLFTWGDPLSLKDIASIIDISKEDAYNIITEMIEEFNYNRRGIQIIQFNDKYQLSTRPEHHEWITKLYTPKTNKSLSNAALETLSIIAYKQPITKTEIEALRGVKCDKALNTLIEKKLIKEVGRLEKTGRPILYGTTDDFLLQFGLKSINELPKLKDLTEIDLENIE, translated from the coding sequence ATGGACAAAAGAGAAATAAAATCTATTATTGAAGCTTTATTATTTACATGGGGTGACCCCCTTTCTCTTAAAGATATTGCTTCTATTATAGATATTTCAAAAGAAGATGCATATAATATAATAACTGAAATGATAGAGGAATTTAACTATAATAGAAGAGGTATACAAATAATTCAATTCAATGATAAATATCAATTAAGTACAAGACCAGAACATCATGAATGGATTACTAAACTTTATACGCCTAAAACTAATAAAAGCTTATCAAACGCAGCTTTAGAAACTCTTTCTATTATAGCTTATAAACAACCTATTACAAAAACAGAAATAGAAGCTTTACGTGGAGTTAAATGTGATAAAGCACTTAATACTTTAATTGAGAAGAAACTTATTAAAGAAGTAGGAAGATTGGAAAAAACAGGTAGACCAATTTTGTATGGTACAACAGATGATTTTTTATTGCAATTTGGCTTGAAATCAATTAACGAATTACCGAAATTAAAAGACTTAACAGAAATAGATTTGGAAAATATTGAATAG
- a CDS encoding D-alanyl-D-alanine carboxypeptidase family protein has product MKGYKKLLFVAVTVFILLSSHISYCEPIEINAKSGILIEVNTGRVLFSYNSNIKLPMASTTKIMTALLALEYGNLDDLVTIKKSSVGIEGSSIYLKEGERIRLKDLVYGLMLRSGNDAAIAIAEHVGGTVDNFIKLMNRKAKELGAINTNFTNPHGLHDENHYTTAYDLALITREALKKKEFRDIVKSKVWVADRDINKYFYNKNKTLWQYKGGDGVKTGYTKKAGRCLVASATRNGMQLVAIVLDDYSWFNDCYKLLDYGFSVFKPKVIFNKGQFIRNIEVINGNRKKVPIITNNELIIPIKDNEIENIKINIELPEKIYAPIEKNQKIGKIRVYLNGELFAVNDLVVKYSVKEKSILIKLTDYLSKIF; this is encoded by the coding sequence ATGAAAGGATATAAGAAATTATTATTTGTTGCAGTTACAGTGTTTATACTTTTAAGTTCACATATTTCATATTGTGAACCAATAGAAATAAATGCAAAGAGTGGGATTTTGATAGAGGTGAATACTGGAAGAGTGCTATTTTCATATAACTCTAATATAAAACTTCCAATGGCTAGTACAACTAAAATAATGACAGCCTTGTTAGCTTTAGAGTATGGGAATTTGGATGATCTAGTTACAATAAAGAAAAGTTCAGTAGGTATTGAAGGTTCTAGTATATATTTAAAAGAGGGAGAAAGAATTAGATTAAAAGATTTAGTATATGGTTTAATGCTGAGATCTGGTAATGATGCAGCTATAGCTATCGCTGAACATGTTGGTGGAACAGTAGATAATTTTATTAAATTAATGAATAGAAAAGCAAAAGAGTTAGGTGCAATTAACACGAATTTTACTAATCCACACGGTTTACACGACGAAAATCATTATACTACAGCTTATGATTTAGCATTGATAACTAGAGAAGCATTAAAGAAAAAGGAATTTAGAGATATTGTAAAATCAAAAGTTTGGGTTGCAGATAGAGATATTAATAAATATTTTTATAATAAAAATAAAACATTATGGCAGTATAAAGGTGGCGATGGAGTTAAAACTGGATATACAAAAAAAGCTGGAAGATGTCTTGTAGCAAGTGCAACTAGAAATGGTATGCAACTTGTAGCGATAGTACTAGATGATTATTCATGGTTTAATGATTGTTACAAGCTATTAGATTACGGTTTTAGTGTGTTTAAACCTAAAGTAATTTTCAATAAAGGTCAATTCATAAGAAATATTGAGGTTATAAATGGAAATAGAAAAAAGGTTCCTATAATTACTAATAATGAATTAATTATTCCAATAAAAGACAATGAGATTGAAAATATAAAAATAAATATTGAACTTCCGGAAAAAATATATGCTCCGATAGAAAAAAATCAAAAAATAGGGAAAATAAGAGTTTATCTAAATGGTGAATTATTTGCAGTTAATGATTTAGTAGTTAAGTATAGCGTAAAAGAGAAATCAATACTTATAAAATTAACTGATTATTTAAGTAAGATTTTTTAA
- a CDS encoding oxaloacetate decarboxylase subunit alpha has translation MSKVKITETIFRDAHQSLIATRMKTEEMLPIAEKLDRVGFHALEVWGGATFDACLRFLNEDPWERLRKIRKAIKNTKLQMLLRGQNLLGYKHYPDDVVEEFVKKSIYNGIDIVRIFDALNDVRNLVTAVNATKKAGGHAQTAISFTISPVHDIDYYVKKAKEMEEIGADSICIKDMSGILLPYTAEELIRRIKEKVNLPIELHSHFTSGIANLTYLKAIEAGVDIIDTAISPFAMGTSQPATESMVASLKDTPYDTGLDLNLLNEIAEYFKPIRDKYLKEGVLNPKVLGVNAKTLTYQVPGGMLSNLVSQLEQQGSLDKFEKVLEEVPKVREDLGYPPLVTPMSQMVGTQAVFNVILGERYKMVPSEIKNYVKGLYGRPTIPISDEVKKKIIGETEVYEGRPADLLQPQLEQLKNEIKEYIEQEEDVLTYALFPQIAIKFFQYRQIYKYKIDNTLLDIEEKTYPI, from the coding sequence ATGAGTAAAGTAAAAATTACAGAAACAATATTTAGAGATGCACATCAATCATTAATAGCTACAAGAATGAAAACTGAAGAAATGTTACCTATTGCAGAGAAACTTGATAGAGTAGGTTTTCATGCGCTAGAAGTTTGGGGAGGAGCTACATTTGATGCATGTTTAAGATTTTTAAATGAAGACCCATGGGAAAGATTAAGGAAAATTAGGAAAGCAATAAAAAATACTAAGTTACAAATGCTTTTAAGAGGGCAGAATTTATTAGGTTACAAACACTATCCAGACGACGTAGTGGAGGAATTTGTAAAAAAATCAATATATAATGGTATAGATATAGTAAGAATTTTTGATGCTTTAAACGATGTAAGAAACTTAGTTACAGCAGTTAATGCAACTAAAAAAGCAGGCGGACATGCTCAAACAGCGATATCATTCACTATAAGTCCTGTACATGATATAGATTATTATGTTAAAAAAGCTAAAGAAATGGAGGAAATTGGAGCTGATTCTATATGTATTAAAGATATGTCAGGAATACTGTTACCATATACAGCTGAAGAGTTGATAAGAAGAATAAAAGAAAAAGTAAATCTACCAATAGAATTACATTCTCACTTTACTAGTGGTATCGCTAACTTAACATATTTAAAAGCAATTGAAGCAGGTGTAGATATAATTGATACCGCAATTTCACCTTTTGCAATGGGAACAAGTCAACCTGCAACTGAATCTATGGTTGCATCTTTAAAAGATACTCCATATGATACTGGACTTGACTTAAATCTATTAAATGAAATAGCTGAATATTTTAAACCTATTAGAGACAAATATCTAAAAGAAGGCGTACTTAATCCTAAAGTTTTGGGGGTAAATGCCAAAACACTAACATATCAAGTACCAGGCGGAATGTTATCAAATTTAGTTTCACAGTTAGAGCAACAAGGTTCTTTAGACAAATTTGAAAAAGTTTTAGAAGAAGTACCTAAAGTCAGAGAAGATTTAGGTTATCCTCCATTAGTTACACCAATGAGTCAAATGGTAGGTACTCAAGCAGTATTTAATGTTATCTTAGGTGAAAGATATAAAATGGTACCTTCTGAAATAAAAAATTATGTAAAAGGATTATATGGTAGACCAACTATACCTATATCTGACGAAGTGAAAAAGAAAATAATTGGAGAAACAGAAGTTTATGAAGGTAGACCAGCTGATCTATTACAACCACAGCTAGAACAGTTAAAAAATGAGATTAAAGAATATATAGAACAGGAAGAAGATGTTCTAACATATGCTTTATTTCCACAAATTGCAATTAAATTCTTCCAGTATAGACAAATATATAAATATAAAATAGATAATACACTATTGGATATAGAAGAAAAAACATATCCAATATAA
- a CDS encoding FAD-dependent oxidoreductase gives MARIIVIGGGWSGCAAAVTAKKAGGDVILIEKTDMLLGLGNVGGIMRNNGRYTAAEENICLGGQELFNITDKAARHVNVNFPGHKHATLYDVTKVEPMVRRFLEEIGIKILLQKRVIDVEMDNKSIKSVVLSDDTTISGDIFIETTGSTGPMGNCLKYGNGCSMCILRCPSFGPRISISKRAGVEDILGQRGDESYGAFSGSCKLNKESLSEEIREKLNKEGVVILPIPKEDINFDKLNLKVCQQYALKDFAENIILLDTGHAKLMTPYYPLEKLRKIKGLENARYEDPYSGGKGNSIRYLSIAPRNNAMKVIGIDNLLCAGEKSGLFVGHTEAIVTGSLAGHNSVRLSLGMPLLELPRNLAIGDLIAYANEQIKTKEGLKKRYTFAGSEYFERMKEKDLYTIDKKEIKRRVQRLDLLNIYEEKLL, from the coding sequence TTGGCTAGAATTATAGTAATTGGTGGGGGTTGGTCTGGTTGTGCAGCAGCAGTTACAGCTAAAAAAGCAGGTGGAGACGTAATTTTGATTGAAAAAACTGATATGCTACTAGGATTAGGCAATGTTGGAGGAATTATGAGAAATAACGGTAGATATACAGCTGCTGAAGAAAATATTTGTTTAGGAGGCCAAGAGTTATTCAACATAACAGATAAAGCTGCCAGACATGTTAATGTTAACTTTCCTGGACATAAACATGCAACATTATATGATGTAACTAAGGTTGAACCTATGGTAAGAAGATTTTTAGAAGAGATTGGAATTAAAATTTTGTTACAAAAAAGAGTTATTGACGTTGAAATGGATAATAAATCTATTAAAAGTGTAGTTCTATCAGATGATACAACTATTTCAGGTGATATATTTATTGAAACAACGGGTTCAACAGGACCTATGGGTAATTGCTTGAAATATGGAAATGGTTGTTCTATGTGTATTTTAAGATGTCCATCATTTGGGCCAAGAATAAGTATCAGTAAAAGAGCAGGTGTAGAAGACATATTAGGTCAAAGAGGAGATGAATCATATGGAGCTTTTAGTGGTTCATGTAAACTCAATAAGGAATCACTTAGTGAAGAAATCAGAGAGAAATTAAATAAAGAAGGAGTTGTTATATTACCTATTCCTAAAGAAGATATTAATTTTGATAAATTAAATTTAAAAGTTTGTCAACAATATGCTCTTAAGGATTTTGCAGAAAACATTATATTACTTGATACAGGACATGCAAAGTTAATGACTCCATATTATCCTTTAGAAAAATTAAGAAAAATAAAAGGTTTAGAAAATGCTAGATATGAGGATCCCTATTCAGGAGGTAAAGGTAATTCTATAAGATATTTATCAATTGCTCCAAGGAATAATGCAATGAAAGTTATAGGTATAGATAACTTATTATGTGCAGGAGAAAAATCAGGTTTATTTGTTGGTCATACGGAGGCAATAGTTACAGGTTCTTTAGCAGGACATAATAGTGTGAGGCTAAGCTTGGGAATGCCTTTACTTGAATTACCAAGAAATTTAGCAATAGGAGATTTAATAGCGTATGCAAATGAACAAATTAAAACAAAAGAAGGACTTAAAAAAAGATATACTTTTGCAGGTTCTGAATATTTTGAAAGGATGAAAGAAAAGGATTTATATACAATAGATAAAAAGGAAATTAAAAGGAGAGTACAAAGATTAGACTTATTAAATATTTACGAAGAGAAACTTTTGTGA
- a CDS encoding tRNA (mnm(5)s(2)U34)-methyltransferase, translating to MARKYFTKATDIAKKIIEARVKEGDVVIDATTGNGYDTVFLAKLVGKTGKVYGFDIQSKAIENTQAKLRDSILLDRVTLIKDSHENIDNYVKEKVDLVIFNLGYLPGGNHEITTKPDSTIEAIKKSLDLLKENGIIVLVIYHGHEMGKLEKNSIERFVRELNQKKYTVIKFEFINQVNNPPLIIAIEKSL from the coding sequence ATGGCTAGAAAATACTTTACTAAAGCTACAGATATAGCTAAAAAAATAATAGAAGCTAGAGTGAAAGAAGGAGATGTTGTTATTGATGCTACTACAGGAAATGGTTATGATACAGTTTTTTTAGCAAAATTAGTTGGAAAAACTGGTAAAGTATATGGATTTGATATACAAAGTAAAGCTATCGAGAATACACAGGCTAAATTGAGAGATTCTATTTTATTGGATAGAGTAACACTTATAAAAGATAGCCATGAAAATATAGATAATTATGTAAAAGAAAAGGTAGATCTAGTGATTTTTAATTTGGGATATCTTCCTGGTGGGAATCATGAAATAACAACGAAACCTGATTCTACAATTGAAGCAATAAAGAAATCTTTAGATCTTTTAAAAGAAAACGGTATCATAGTCTTAGTAATATATCATGGTCATGAAATGGGTAAATTGGAAAAAAATAGTATAGAACGATTTGTTAGAGAATTAAATCAAAAAAAATATACAGTTATTAAGTTTGAGTTTATTAATCAGGTAAATAATCCGCCTTTAATTATTGCTATTGAAAAAAGTTTATAG
- a CDS encoding pseudouridine synthase, producing MRLQKYLAMCGVASRRKSEMLILQGRVKVNGKVVEELGYKIDPDIDIVLVDNKRIIKKENYIYIALNKPEGYITTVKDQFNRPTVLDLVKSIKERIYPIGRLDYDTSGLLLLTNDGDLTYKLTHPKHEIEKVYIAKIKGVPTEKELNKFRKGLKIDNYVTSKAKIEVLKKYNDYSIVKITIHEGKNRQIRKMCKKINHPVIKLKRIAIGKIELGNLKKGSWRYLSKEEISYLKEL from the coding sequence TTGAGGTTACAGAAGTACTTAGCTATGTGTGGAGTTGCATCTAGAAGAAAATCTGAAATGCTAATTTTACAAGGTAGAGTAAAAGTTAATGGTAAAGTAGTTGAAGAATTAGGTTATAAGATAGACCCTGACATTGATATAGTACTAGTTGATAATAAACGAATTATAAAAAAAGAGAATTATATTTATATAGCACTTAATAAACCTGAAGGTTATATTACAACTGTTAAGGACCAATTTAATCGACCTACTGTACTCGATTTAGTAAAGAGTATTAAAGAAAGGATATATCCTATTGGAAGGTTAGACTATGATACTTCAGGGTTATTACTTCTTACAAATGATGGAGATTTAACTTATAAATTAACTCATCCTAAGCATGAAATAGAAAAAGTTTACATTGCTAAAATTAAAGGAGTTCCTACTGAAAAAGAGTTAAATAAGTTTAGAAAGGGATTAAAAATTGATAATTATGTAACATCAAAAGCCAAAATAGAAGTGTTAAAGAAATATAATGATTATTCTATTGTAAAAATAACAATACACGAAGGAAAGAATAGACAGATTAGAAAAATGTGTAAAAAAATAAATCATCCTGTGATAAAATTAAAAAGAATAGCTATTGGGAAGATTGAATTAGGGAATTTAAAGAAGGGGAGTTGGCGTTATTTGAGTAAAGAGGAAATTTCATATTTAAAGGAGCTTTAG
- a CDS encoding GNAT family N-acetyltransferase produces the protein MISVKKINKKEELSKVNKLLVKNGFQEENDLEQIIYIMEENEELIGVAKITVIKNIGLLNYLIIDSNRRGENLGDSLLRSILNYCDLNSIKKIYYPYENLYLQKKGFKLADINEKNC, from the coding sequence ATGATATCTGTAAAAAAAATAAATAAAAAAGAGGAATTATCAAAAGTAAATAAATTACTAGTTAAAAATGGATTTCAAGAAGAAAATGATTTAGAACAAATTATATATATTATGGAGGAAAATGAAGAACTCATTGGAGTAGCTAAGATTACAGTTATAAAAAACATTGGACTACTAAACTATCTAATTATAGATTCAAATAGGAGAGGAGAAAACTTAGGAGATTCTTTATTAAGATCTATATTAAATTATTGTGATTTAAATTCTATTAAGAAAATTTATTATCCTTATGAAAATTTATACTTACAGAAAAAGGGTTTTAAATTAGCTGATATAAATGAAAAAAATTGTTAA
- the surE gene encoding 5'/3'-nucleotidase SurE: protein MKILVTNDDGIFANGIKEISIKLSEIAEVIVVAPDRERSAIGHAITIHTPLRVEKTENIIPNIEAWAINGTPSDCVKIAVESIMKKKPDLIVSGINNGPNLGTDVIYSGTVSAAIEGAMHSIPSVAISACFFNGKINYESVAKISCKIIKNLIKKDLPKNIILNINVPSLPLEQIKGIKITELGIRKYNNNYVKRTDPKGKNYYWLSGELIEIENKDTSDIVAIEEGFISITPLHFDLTAYNYLDELKNWKLKM from the coding sequence TTGAAAATATTAGTTACAAATGATGATGGAATTTTTGCAAATGGTATAAAAGAAATATCAATTAAGCTTTCTGAAATTGCTGAAGTCATTGTAGTAGCACCAGATAGGGAAAGAAGTGCTATTGGCCATGCAATAACAATACATACACCTCTAAGAGTAGAAAAAACTGAAAATATAATACCTAATATAGAAGCATGGGCTATAAATGGAACACCTAGTGATTGTGTTAAAATAGCAGTTGAATCAATTATGAAGAAAAAACCAGACTTAATTGTATCAGGAATAAATAATGGTCCTAATTTAGGTACAGATGTAATTTACTCGGGTACAGTTTCAGCGGCTATTGAAGGCGCTATGCATAGCATACCTTCGGTTGCAATTTCTGCTTGTTTTTTTAATGGAAAAATAAATTATGAAAGTGTAGCAAAAATTTCTTGCAAAATTATAAAAAATTTAATTAAAAAAGATTTACCAAAAAATATTATTTTAAATATAAATGTGCCTTCATTACCTTTAGAACAAATTAAAGGTATTAAAATTACTGAGTTAGGAATAAGGAAATATAATAATAATTATGTTAAAAGAACAGATCCAAAAGGTAAAAATTATTATTGGTTATCTGGAGAGTTAATAGAAATTGAAAATAAAGATACAAGCGATATAGTAGCTATAGAAGAAGGCTTCATTTCTATAACTCCATTGCATTTTGATTTGACTGCTTACAATTATTTAGATGAATTGAAAAATTGGAAACTTAAAATGTAA
- a CDS encoding 4Fe-4S dicluster domain-containing protein, producing the protein MPTSITNKELIIKKDWCKGCGICVEFCPKEVLTLKNGKVEIINLDACTKCGLCELRCPDYAIFLGGKENGKKS; encoded by the coding sequence ATGCCCACATCTATAACAAATAAAGAACTTATTATAAAAAAAGATTGGTGTAAAGGATGTGGAATTTGCGTAGAGTTTTGTCCAAAAGAAGTTTTAACATTAAAAAATGGTAAAGTTGAAATAATTAATTTAGATGCTTGTACAAAATGTGGTTTGTGTGAATTGAGATGTCCCGATTATGCAATATTTTTAGGGGGTAAAGAAAATGGAAAAAAAAGTTAA
- a CDS encoding DUF2953 domain-containing protein — protein MKILLIFTFLILILLYIPISIEIEFYRKNNNNDLKIKITPIYGGSKIQINIPMVKLINFNRKLALTIKNKIEIGQNEKDIFVDKNIITYRRIISIYENFKRKRKYVIELSNYIIENLEIEEIVWISNIGTVDVSISAIISGILLQIKSLALLYLINKKEVRKINFAVCPSYQSNKFEMVFNCIIKVKLVHIIIASIKGLKCLKVVN, from the coding sequence GTGAAAATACTATTAATTTTTACTTTTTTAATTTTAATTTTATTATATATACCAATAAGTATAGAAATAGAATTTTATAGAAAAAATAATAATAATGATTTAAAAATTAAAATAACACCTATATATGGGGGTTCTAAAATCCAAATAAACATTCCGATGGTTAAACTTATTAATTTTAATAGAAAATTAGCTTTAACAATTAAAAATAAAATAGAAATTGGTCAAAATGAAAAAGATATATTTGTTGATAAAAATATAATAACATATAGACGAATTATTAGTATTTATGAAAACTTTAAAAGAAAAAGAAAATATGTAATAGAATTAAGTAATTATATAATTGAAAATTTAGAAATAGAGGAAATTGTTTGGATCAGTAATATTGGAACAGTAGATGTTTCTATATCTGCAATTATTTCTGGTATATTACTACAAATTAAATCACTTGCTTTGTTATATTTAATAAATAAAAAAGAAGTTAGGAAAATAAATTTTGCAGTTTGTCCTTCATATCAGTCTAATAAATTTGAGATGGTATTTAATTGTATAATTAAAGTTAAGTTAGTACATATTATTATTGCAAGCATAAAGGGATTAAAGTGTTTAAAGGTGGTGAATTAG